From the genome of Azospirillum brasilense, one region includes:
- a CDS encoding YdcF family protein, translated as MLSKLLWLLVSPGNLLMLILTAGTALLFTRRLAHWGRRLVVAVTVGFVVVMVTPIASWVALPLEERFPRPDLPERVDGIIMLGGAVNPPITRDRGEPSVNDAAERILGFAELIRRYPQAHAVFTGGSGRLAGQDALELREDLAVRGALRQVGIDPDSVTYENESRNTWENALYSQRLVQPKPGETWVLVTSAMHMPRSVGIFRQVGWEVIPYPVDYRTRFGGRPFVRFEFDKQIDALQDPIREWIGLVAYRLMGRTDSLFPGPAHDRTAAQAGS; from the coding sequence GTGCTGTCGAAGCTGCTGTGGCTCCTGGTCTCGCCGGGCAATCTGCTCATGCTGATCCTCACCGCCGGGACGGCGCTGCTGTTCACCCGCCGTCTGGCCCATTGGGGGCGGCGGCTGGTCGTGGCGGTCACCGTCGGCTTCGTCGTCGTCATGGTCACGCCGATCGCCTCGTGGGTCGCGCTGCCGCTGGAGGAGCGTTTTCCCCGCCCCGACCTGCCGGAGCGGGTGGACGGGATCATCATGCTCGGCGGGGCGGTGAACCCGCCGATCACCCGCGACCGCGGCGAGCCGTCCGTCAACGACGCGGCGGAGCGTATCCTGGGTTTCGCCGAACTGATCCGCCGCTATCCGCAGGCTCACGCGGTGTTCACCGGCGGCTCGGGACGGCTGGCCGGTCAGGACGCCCTGGAACTGCGGGAGGACCTCGCGGTCCGCGGCGCGCTTCGGCAGGTCGGGATCGACCCCGACAGCGTGACCTACGAGAACGAGTCCCGCAACACCTGGGAAAACGCCCTGTACAGCCAGCGTCTCGTCCAGCCGAAGCCGGGGGAGACCTGGGTCCTCGTGACCTCGGCCATGCACATGCCGCGGTCGGTCGGCATCTTCCGGCAGGTTGGTTGGGAGGTGATTCCCTATCCGGTCGATTACCGCACGCGCTTCGGCGGACGGCCCTTCGTCCGCTTCGAATTCGACAAGCAGATCGACGCGCTCCAGGACCCGATCCGCGAATGGATCGGCCTCGTCGCCTACCGCCTGATGGGGCGGACCGATTCGCTGTTTCCGGGGCCCGCTCATGACCGCACTGCAGCACAGGCGGGCTCCTGA
- a CDS encoding methyl-accepting chemotaxis protein gives MLSNISIGTRIALLVAASVVTLGLLGGTVTVGAQRMFEATAELDQFRDAYEHTAAIERRASRLRFQALRFVADRDEAAAEAFAKNAEEASRLLDNLKERGVERLPQEELDHLSQGIGTLKERFSSVVARAKELGLSDDSGLRGVLRASARAIEDELKQWPNADKLTGRMESMRKMEKDFIIYSDESLLSGHRKAFNEFTFFLADSGLDIATQTRLEKQARTYRTDLGRFVDATKAFRAEVQTFNDAFQAMVPRFEALLESANAGMAGAVETQNRVRSEVIANVLQVGSVLLVGFAIISLLVARSITRPLRLIEGVMERLASGDRTATVPETGRRDEIGAMARAVSVFKENLQRTHELEQESRRAERRAEEERETALRAIAHDFDSAFGRVLHTVSHAADQIRNGAHILRDTAEKMKEQALDTSEKAEQTSEVVGIVNNVSRTLSASIGEIGGRVTTSSTAIRRAVDHARQSDSAVAALADSSQRIGEIVRLINDIAGQTNLLALNATIEAARAGEAGKGFAVVASEVKVLANQTAKATEDIAGQVGAIQEATGSVVEAIRAIRTTVEEVAHLSEDVSAAVRDQLEQTEEIVGAVGRANDNTHEVTESVSTMAITAAETGKSAIEMIYSAAQLADELRQLEADADRFVSSIKI, from the coding sequence ATGCTGTCGAACATTTCCATCGGCACGCGAATCGCGCTGCTGGTCGCCGCGTCCGTGGTCACCTTGGGCCTGCTGGGCGGGACGGTCACCGTTGGTGCCCAGCGCATGTTCGAGGCGACCGCCGAACTGGACCAGTTCCGCGACGCCTATGAACACACGGCGGCCATCGAGCGCCGGGCCAGCCGCCTGCGCTTCCAGGCGCTGCGCTTCGTGGCCGACCGCGACGAGGCGGCGGCCGAGGCCTTCGCGAAGAACGCGGAGGAGGCCTCGCGCCTGCTGGACAACCTCAAGGAACGCGGCGTGGAGCGCCTGCCGCAGGAAGAACTGGACCATCTGTCGCAGGGCATCGGCACGCTGAAGGAGCGCTTCTCGTCGGTCGTCGCGCGGGCGAAGGAACTGGGTCTGTCCGACGACAGCGGTCTGCGCGGCGTCCTGCGCGCCTCCGCCCGCGCCATCGAGGACGAGTTGAAGCAGTGGCCGAACGCCGACAAGCTGACCGGCCGCATGGAATCCATGCGGAAGATGGAGAAGGACTTCATCATCTACAGCGACGAATCGCTGCTGTCCGGCCACCGTAAGGCCTTCAACGAATTCACCTTCTTCCTCGCCGATTCGGGCCTGGACATAGCCACCCAGACCAGGCTGGAGAAGCAGGCCCGCACCTACCGCACCGATCTCGGCCGGTTCGTCGACGCCACCAAGGCGTTCCGGGCCGAGGTGCAGACCTTCAACGACGCCTTCCAGGCCATGGTGCCGCGTTTCGAGGCCCTGCTGGAGTCGGCCAACGCCGGCATGGCCGGGGCGGTGGAGACTCAGAACCGGGTGCGCAGCGAGGTGATCGCCAACGTGCTCCAGGTAGGCTCCGTCCTGCTGGTCGGCTTCGCGATCATCAGCCTTCTGGTCGCCCGCAGCATCACCCGGCCGCTGCGCCTGATCGAGGGGGTGATGGAACGGCTGGCCAGCGGCGACCGGACGGCAACCGTGCCGGAGACCGGGCGGCGCGACGAGATCGGTGCGATGGCCCGCGCCGTCAGTGTGTTCAAGGAGAATCTTCAGCGCACGCATGAGCTGGAGCAGGAGTCCCGCCGGGCCGAGCGCCGGGCGGAGGAGGAGCGGGAAACCGCGCTGCGTGCCATCGCCCACGACTTTGATTCGGCCTTCGGGCGGGTGCTCCACACGGTCAGCCACGCCGCCGACCAGATCCGCAACGGCGCGCACATCTTGCGCGACACCGCGGAGAAGATGAAGGAGCAGGCGCTCGACACGTCAGAGAAGGCGGAGCAGACGTCCGAGGTGGTCGGCATCGTCAACAACGTGTCGCGCACCCTCTCCGCCTCCATCGGCGAGATCGGCGGACGGGTGACCACCTCCAGCACGGCGATCCGCCGCGCCGTGGATCACGCCCGGCAGAGCGACTCGGCGGTGGCGGCGCTGGCCGACAGCTCGCAGCGGATCGGGGAAATCGTCCGGCTGATCAACGACATCGCCGGACAGACGAACCTGCTGGCCCTGAACGCCACCATCGAGGCCGCGCGCGCCGGCGAGGCCGGCAAGGGCTTCGCCGTCGTCGCGTCGGAGGTGAAGGTGCTGGCCAACCAGACCGCCAAGGCGACCGAGGACATCGCCGGTCAGGTCGGCGCCATCCAGGAGGCCACCGGCTCCGTCGTCGAGGCGATCCGTGCCATCCGAACCACCGTCGAAGAGGTTGCCCACCTGTCGGAGGACGTGTCCGCCGCCGTGCGCGACCAGCTTGAGCAGACCGAGGAGATCGTCGGCGCGGTGGGCCGGGCCAACGACAACACCCACGAGGTGACCGAGAGCGTCAGCACCATGGCGATCACCGCCGCGGAGACCGGCAAGTCGGCCATCGAGATGATCTACTCCGCCGCCCAACTGGCGGACGAACTCCGGCAGCTCGAAGCCGACGCCGACCGCTTCGTGTCCTCCATCAAGATTTAA
- a CDS encoding valine--tRNA ligase, with product MLEKTYRPAEVEEKHYRLWEETGAFAAKTESNGKPYTIMMPPPNVTGSLHMGHALTFTLQDVLTRYNRMRGRDALWQPGTDHAGIATQMVVERNLAKEGKTRHDFGRDAFIDKVWEWKAESGGTITRQLRRLGASPDWPRERFTMDEGLSRAVRKVFVELHKQGLIYKDKRLVNWDPKLHTAISDLEVEQKEIKGNLWHFRYPIEGEADRFIVVATTRPETMLGDTGVAVHPEDERYKDLIGKNVVLPLVGRLIPIVGDEYADPETGSGAVKITPAHDFNDFEVGRRNNLAAINIMDRDARITGDEVPEAYRGLDRYEARKKVVAELEALGLLEKIEPHTHTVPHGDRSGVAIEPWLTDQWYVDAATLAKPAIEAVETGKTVFVPKQWENTYFEWMRNIQPWCISRQIWWGHQIPAWYGPDGHFFVEETEEAAVAAAKAHYGEDVALTRDQDVLDTWFSSALWPFSTLGWPDETPELARYYPTDVLVTGFDIIFFWVARMMMMGLHFMKDVPFRTVYIHALVRDEKGQKMSKSKGNVIDPLELIDQYGTDALRFTLTAMAAQGRDIKLAVSRVEGYRNFATKLWNAARYTQMNGVAPIPGFKPVGLTQTVNRWIVGALAEAAKKVGESIEAYKFNEAANTAYAFTWGTFCDWYLEFTKPILNGADEAAIAETRATTAWVLDEILHMLHPLMPFITEELWEQLSDDRANRLISAHWPEHGAELIDPAARDEMDWVVRTISSVRSMRSEMNVPPAAQIELKLKDAGPESLKRLDMHRDLILRMGRLASVEPLSGPVPKSAVQAVLDEATLVLPLEGIVDLDKERARLTKEIEKLSGEIKKIDAKLSNEQFVAKAPEEVIEEQRDRRDTAEQARDKLQKALEMLAA from the coding sequence ATGTTGGAAAAGACGTACCGGCCCGCCGAGGTCGAGGAAAAGCACTACCGGCTGTGGGAAGAGACGGGCGCGTTCGCGGCGAAGACCGAGTCGAACGGCAAGCCCTACACCATCATGATGCCGCCGCCGAACGTGACCGGCAGCCTGCACATGGGCCACGCGCTGACCTTCACGCTCCAGGACGTTCTGACCCGCTACAACCGGATGCGCGGGCGCGACGCGCTGTGGCAGCCGGGCACCGACCACGCCGGCATCGCGACCCAGATGGTCGTGGAACGGAACCTCGCCAAGGAAGGCAAGACGCGCCACGACTTCGGCCGTGACGCCTTCATCGACAAGGTGTGGGAGTGGAAGGCCGAATCGGGCGGCACCATCACCCGCCAGCTGCGCCGGCTGGGCGCCTCGCCCGACTGGCCGCGCGAGCGCTTCACCATGGACGAGGGGCTGAGCCGCGCCGTCCGCAAGGTGTTCGTGGAGTTGCACAAGCAGGGCCTGATCTACAAGGACAAGCGGCTGGTCAACTGGGACCCCAAGCTGCACACCGCCATCTCCGACCTCGAGGTCGAGCAGAAGGAGATCAAGGGCAACCTCTGGCACTTCCGCTACCCGATCGAGGGCGAGGCGGACCGGTTCATCGTGGTCGCCACCACGCGTCCCGAGACGATGCTGGGCGACACCGGCGTCGCCGTGCATCCGGAGGACGAGCGCTACAAGGATCTGATCGGCAAGAACGTCGTTCTGCCGCTGGTCGGCCGCCTGATCCCCATCGTCGGTGACGAGTACGCCGATCCGGAAACCGGCTCGGGTGCTGTGAAGATCACCCCGGCCCACGACTTCAACGACTTCGAGGTCGGGCGGCGCAACAACCTCGCGGCCATCAACATCATGGACCGCGACGCCCGCATCACCGGCGACGAGGTCCCCGAGGCCTACCGCGGGCTCGACCGCTACGAGGCGCGCAAGAAGGTCGTGGCCGAGCTGGAGGCGCTGGGCCTGCTGGAGAAGATCGAGCCGCACACCCACACGGTGCCGCACGGTGACCGTTCCGGCGTCGCCATCGAGCCCTGGCTGACCGATCAGTGGTACGTGGACGCCGCCACGCTCGCCAAGCCGGCCATCGAGGCCGTGGAGACCGGAAAGACCGTGTTTGTTCCCAAGCAGTGGGAGAACACCTATTTTGAATGGATGCGCAACATCCAGCCCTGGTGCATCAGCCGCCAGATCTGGTGGGGCCATCAGATTCCCGCCTGGTACGGCCCGGACGGTCATTTCTTCGTCGAGGAGACCGAGGAGGCGGCCGTCGCCGCGGCCAAGGCCCATTACGGCGAGGACGTGGCGCTGACCCGCGACCAGGACGTTCTGGACACTTGGTTCTCGTCGGCCCTGTGGCCCTTTTCCACGCTGGGTTGGCCGGACGAGACTCCGGAGCTGGCGCGCTATTACCCGACCGACGTGCTGGTGACGGGCTTCGACATCATCTTCTTCTGGGTCGCCCGGATGATGATGATGGGCCTGCACTTCATGAAGGACGTGCCCTTCCGGACGGTCTACATCCACGCTCTGGTCCGCGATGAGAAGGGCCAGAAGATGTCGAAGTCCAAGGGCAACGTCATCGACCCGCTGGAGCTGATCGACCAGTACGGCACCGACGCCCTGCGCTTCACCCTGACGGCCATGGCCGCCCAGGGCCGCGACATCAAGCTGGCGGTCAGCCGCGTCGAGGGCTACCGCAACTTCGCGACGAAGCTGTGGAACGCCGCCCGCTACACCCAGATGAACGGGGTGGCCCCGATCCCCGGCTTCAAGCCGGTCGGCCTGACCCAGACGGTGAACCGCTGGATCGTCGGCGCCCTGGCGGAGGCGGCGAAGAAGGTCGGCGAGTCCATCGAGGCCTACAAGTTCAACGAGGCCGCCAACACCGCCTACGCCTTCACCTGGGGCACCTTCTGCGACTGGTACTTGGAGTTCACCAAGCCGATCCTGAACGGCGCGGACGAGGCCGCCATCGCCGAGACGCGGGCGACCACGGCCTGGGTGCTGGACGAAATCCTCCACATGCTCCACCCGCTGATGCCCTTCATCACCGAGGAGCTGTGGGAGCAGCTTTCGGACGACCGGGCGAACCGCCTGATCTCCGCCCATTGGCCGGAACATGGCGCGGAACTGATCGACCCGGCCGCCCGTGACGAGATGGATTGGGTGGTGCGGACGATTTCCTCGGTCCGCTCCATGCGGTCGGAGATGAACGTCCCGCCCGCGGCGCAGATCGAACTGAAGCTGAAGGACGCTGGTCCGGAGAGCCTGAAGCGGCTTGACATGCACCGCGACCTGATCCTGCGCATGGGCCGTCTGGCCAGCGTCGAGCCGCTGTCCGGCCCGGTGCCGAAGAGCGCCGTCCAGGCCGTGCTCGACGAAGCCACGCTGGTCCTGCCGCTGGAGGGCATCGTCGACCTCGACAAGGAGCGGGCACGCCTGACCAAGGAGATCGAGAAGCTGTCCGGCGAGATCAAGAAGATCGACGCCAAGCTGTCGAACGAGCAGTTCGTCGCCAAGGCGCCGGAAGAGGTGATCGAGGAGCAGCGCGACCGCCGCGACACGGCGGAGCAGGCCCGCGACAAGCTGCAGAAGGCGCTGGAGATGCTGGCTGCGTAA
- a CDS encoding DUF2497 domain-containing protein, giving the protein MAEESSHHFTHLARQLGDDLSIGPMPVGVRTVEEVVRELLRPLLKEWLDENLPTIVERLVQQEIDRMIRRSQKF; this is encoded by the coding sequence GTGGCCGAGGAATCGTCCCACCACTTCACGCATCTGGCGCGCCAGCTCGGAGACGATCTGTCCATCGGCCCGATGCCCGTCGGCGTCCGCACCGTGGAGGAGGTGGTTCGTGAGCTGTTGAGGCCGTTGCTGAAGGAATGGCTGGACGAGAACCTGCCGACCATTGTCGAACGGCTGGTTCAGCAGGAAATCGACCGGATGATCCGGCGGTCCCAGAAATTCTGA
- a CDS encoding TolC family outer membrane protein — protein sequence MTVRSRFARHLMATALTLGVAFVGGIDTASAQSLEDALAQAYSNNPALAAQRARQRAVDESVPQALSGYRPTVRATAGITRNATSSTFQGGETGSENNAKSVGVTATQPLYDATVGPAVRRAERTVEAQRATVLANEQQILLNAAAAYLDVVQNQAVLELQANNEQVLRRQLDAARDRFRVGEYTRTDVSQSESRLAASIAARISADGTLQASRATYERVVGSMPGKLKAPKPKFKLPGTLDEVVEMARSNNPSVLSATYTEAAQREAVDQQFGRLLPSANLSAQANRTIDAGRSSGIDIKRQDGAQLTAQLTIPLYQAGLPEALTREAKHTANQARLQIDDTRRQAVEAAISAWQGLQAARASIESYNSQIRAAEIALEGVRQEAQVGSRTVLDVLNQEQELLNARVNLVRAQRTEMVQAFTVLGAIGQLTARQLNLPVQYYDADTHYKQVRNKWIGTGVPE from the coding sequence ATGACTGTGCGAAGCCGTTTCGCGCGCCATTTGATGGCGACCGCCCTCACGCTGGGGGTTGCCTTCGTCGGGGGCATCGACACCGCGTCGGCCCAATCCCTCGAAGACGCGCTAGCGCAGGCCTATTCCAACAACCCGGCGCTCGCCGCCCAGCGCGCCCGTCAGCGCGCCGTGGACGAAAGCGTTCCTCAGGCCCTGTCCGGCTACCGTCCGACGGTGCGGGCGACCGCGGGCATCACCCGCAACGCCACCAGCAGCACCTTTCAGGGTGGCGAAACCGGTTCCGAGAACAACGCCAAGAGCGTCGGCGTCACCGCCACCCAGCCGCTCTACGACGCGACCGTAGGTCCGGCCGTCCGCCGCGCCGAGCGCACCGTCGAAGCCCAGCGCGCCACTGTGCTCGCCAACGAGCAGCAGATCCTGCTGAACGCCGCGGCGGCCTATCTGGACGTCGTGCAGAACCAGGCGGTGCTGGAACTCCAGGCCAACAACGAGCAGGTCCTGCGCCGCCAGCTCGACGCCGCCCGCGACCGCTTCCGCGTCGGCGAATACACCCGCACCGACGTCAGCCAGTCGGAATCGCGACTGGCCGCCTCCATCGCCGCCCGCATCTCCGCCGATGGCACGCTCCAGGCGTCGCGCGCGACCTACGAGCGCGTCGTCGGATCGATGCCGGGCAAGCTGAAGGCGCCGAAGCCGAAGTTCAAGCTGCCGGGGACGCTCGACGAGGTCGTCGAGATGGCCCGTTCCAACAATCCGTCGGTGCTGTCGGCCACCTACACCGAGGCGGCGCAGCGCGAGGCGGTGGACCAGCAGTTCGGCCGCCTGCTCCCGTCGGCCAACCTGTCGGCGCAGGCCAACCGCACCATCGACGCCGGCCGGTCGTCGGGCATCGACATCAAGCGGCAGGACGGCGCGCAGCTCACCGCGCAGCTCACCATCCCGCTCTATCAGGCCGGCCTGCCGGAAGCGCTGACCCGCGAGGCGAAGCACACGGCGAATCAGGCTCGACTGCAGATCGACGACACCCGCCGTCAGGCGGTCGAGGCGGCGATCAGCGCGTGGCAGGGCCTGCAGGCTGCGCGGGCGAGCATCGAATCCTACAACTCCCAGATCCGGGCCGCCGAGATCGCTCTGGAAGGCGTGCGGCAGGAAGCCCAGGTCGGCTCGCGCACTGTGCTCGACGTGCTGAACCAGGAGCAGGAACTGCTGAACGCCCGCGTCAACCTCGTCCGTGCCCAGCGGACGGAGATGGTCCAGGCCTTCACGGTCCTCGGCGCCATCGGCCAGTTGACGGCGCGGCAGCTCAACCTGCCGGTCCAGTATTACGACGCCGACACGCACTACAAGCAGGTGCGGAACAAGTGGATCGGCACCGGCGTTCCGGAGTGA
- a CDS encoding rhodanese-like domain-containing protein: MPAPFDMEVEDLDRIRTSGGDPLVLDVREPGEVAICALPNSLHIPMGALPARAGELPRDRDIVVVCHHGGRSAQVTMWLRSQGFSRATNLNGGVDAWARRIDPNMKVY, from the coding sequence ATGCCGGCGCCGTTTGACATGGAAGTCGAGGATCTGGACCGCATCCGGACATCGGGTGGCGATCCGCTGGTGCTCGACGTACGGGAACCGGGGGAGGTGGCCATCTGTGCCCTTCCCAACAGCCTCCACATTCCGATGGGGGCGCTGCCCGCCCGCGCCGGGGAGTTGCCGCGGGACCGCGACATCGTGGTTGTCTGTCACCACGGCGGGCGCAGTGCGCAGGTGACCATGTGGTTGCGTTCCCAGGGATTTTCCCGCGCCACCAATCTGAATGGCGGGGTGGATGCCTGGGCGCGCCGAATCGACCCGAACATGAAGGTCTATTGA
- a CDS encoding protein-L-isoaspartate O-methyltransferase family protein: protein MSEYAAARLNMVEGQIRPNKVTDQRLVDAMLDIPREQFVPKAARGFAYVDEDLAIGNGRYLMEPMVFARMLQEVGIDETDVVLDIGSGSGYSTAVLARLAATVVGIESDTELARQATESLSAVGVDNAVVITAPLTEGYPQQAPYDVIVIEGLVSEVPEGILAQLTEGGRLVAAVLGDRRVGEVKLYQRSGGVTSARTLFEAHPHPLPGFEAKPKFVF from the coding sequence ATGTCCGAATACGCCGCCGCCCGTCTCAACATGGTCGAAGGGCAGATCCGACCGAACAAGGTGACCGACCAGCGTCTGGTCGATGCCATGCTCGACATTCCCCGTGAACAGTTCGTACCGAAGGCGGCGCGCGGCTTCGCCTATGTGGACGAGGATCTCGCCATCGGCAACGGCCGCTATCTGATGGAGCCGATGGTCTTTGCCCGCATGCTCCAGGAAGTGGGCATTGACGAGACCGACGTCGTGCTCGACATCGGCAGCGGCTCCGGCTACTCGACCGCCGTGCTGGCCCGCCTCGCGGCGACCGTCGTCGGCATCGAGTCCGACACCGAGCTGGCCCGGCAGGCCACGGAGTCGCTGAGCGCGGTCGGCGTCGATAACGCTGTTGTCATCACCGCTCCGCTGACCGAAGGCTACCCGCAGCAGGCACCTTACGACGTGATCGTCATCGAGGGCCTCGTTTCGGAGGTGCCGGAAGGCATCCTGGCCCAGCTGACCGAGGGCGGACGGCTGGTTGCCGCCGTTCTGGGCGATCGCAGGGTCGGCGAAGTGAAGCTGTACCAGCGCAGCGGCGGAGTCACCTCGGCCCGCACGCTGTTCGAGGCGCATCCGCACCCGTTGCCCGGTTTCGAAGCCAAGCCGAAATTTGTATTCTGA
- a CDS encoding S1C family serine protease: MTGRWRRIPWTMSFLATFLALFVAITAARADQLDAAKLAGALVRISATILPDSQSARSLGTEREGTGVVIDGSGLILTIGYTILEASQLQVTTGEGRGYPAEFVAYDQASGFGLLRAGMGFSAAPVRLGDSDAIKEGERAMVLTRQGSTGVQPVLIAAKREFAGYWEYLLDEAIFTTPPIMGFNGAALIDRKGELVGIGSLIVRDAVPAHGGVPGNMFVPVSALKPILADLLAFGRRQEPARPWLGVTLREEQGRLMVERVTPQSPAATVGIQPGDMIVGVAGQRPKGLADFYRKVWGLGPAGVTVPLELLRGPKLEPVAVPSADRYSTLKLNPTF; the protein is encoded by the coding sequence ATGACGGGTCGCTGGCGCCGCATCCCCTGGACGATGAGCTTCTTGGCGACCTTCCTTGCGCTGTTTGTTGCCATCACCGCGGCACGGGCGGACCAGCTCGACGCGGCGAAGCTGGCGGGCGCTCTCGTCCGCATCTCCGCCACCATCCTGCCCGACAGCCAGAGCGCCCGCTCGCTCGGCACGGAGCGCGAGGGCACTGGCGTCGTCATCGACGGGTCCGGGCTGATCCTCACCATCGGCTACACGATTCTGGAGGCGTCACAGCTTCAGGTCACCACCGGCGAGGGGCGCGGTTATCCCGCCGAGTTCGTGGCGTACGATCAGGCCAGCGGATTCGGGTTGCTGCGCGCCGGCATGGGCTTCAGCGCCGCCCCCGTCCGGCTCGGCGACTCCGACGCGATCAAGGAGGGGGAGCGCGCCATGGTGCTCACCCGTCAGGGCTCGACCGGGGTACAGCCGGTGCTGATCGCCGCGAAACGCGAGTTCGCCGGCTATTGGGAGTATCTGCTGGACGAGGCGATCTTCACCACGCCGCCGATCATGGGCTTCAACGGCGCCGCCCTGATCGATCGCAAGGGTGAACTGGTCGGGATCGGCTCGCTGATCGTGCGCGACGCGGTGCCGGCCCATGGCGGCGTTCCCGGCAACATGTTCGTTCCGGTTTCCGCCCTGAAGCCGATCCTGGCCGATCTCCTGGCCTTCGGGCGGCGGCAGGAGCCGGCGCGGCCCTGGCTCGGCGTTACGCTGCGCGAGGAGCAGGGCCGCCTGATGGTCGAACGGGTCACCCCGCAGAGTCCCGCGGCGACCGTGGGTATCCAACCGGGCGACATGATCGTCGGCGTTGCCGGCCAGAGGCCGAAGGGGCTGGCGGACTTCTACCGGAAGGTCTGGGGTCTCGGTCCAGCCGGTGTCACCGTGCCGCTGGAACTGCTGCGTGGCCCCAAGCTGGAGCCGGTCGCCGTCCCCTCCGCCGACCGTTACAGCACGCTGAAGCTGAACCCGACCTTCTGA
- a CDS encoding NUDIX domain-containing protein, which translates to MDHPHIEIQEKKRAYNGYLKVDVYRLRHRKFDGSWTGVLPPREVCVRGQAVGILLYDPDRDSVVLIEQFRVGAASTGGQGWLTEIVAGLLDEGETPDEVARREATEEAGCTVRDLEMICDYYPSPGAFDEHVTVFCGSVDSQGLAETGGLEEEHEDIRIMVVPADEAICLLDENRLNNSIAIIALGWFARNRDRLRSQWRGK; encoded by the coding sequence GTGGATCACCCGCACATCGAGATCCAAGAGAAGAAGAGAGCCTACAACGGCTACCTCAAGGTCGACGTCTACCGCCTGCGCCACAGGAAGTTCGACGGTTCCTGGACCGGTGTCCTGCCGCCGCGCGAAGTCTGCGTGCGCGGTCAGGCCGTCGGCATCCTGCTCTACGATCCGGACCGCGACAGCGTCGTTCTGATCGAGCAGTTCCGGGTCGGCGCCGCCTCCACCGGTGGACAGGGGTGGCTGACGGAGATCGTCGCCGGCCTGTTGGACGAAGGCGAGACACCGGATGAGGTCGCACGGCGCGAGGCCACGGAAGAGGCTGGCTGCACCGTTCGGGATCTTGAGATGATCTGCGACTATTATCCCAGCCCCGGCGCCTTCGACGAGCATGTCACCGTCTTCTGCGGCAGCGTGGACAGCCAGGGCCTCGCGGAAACGGGCGGGCTGGAGGAAGAGCATGAAGACATCCGCATCATGGTCGTGCCGGCCGACGAGGCGATTTGTCTGCTCGACGAGAACCGGCTGAACAATTCCATCGCCATCATCGCACTGGGCTGGTTCGCGCGGAACCGCGACCGGTTGCGCAGTCAGTGGCGTGGGAAATAG